GCGGTCTGAATGGCCGGCCGTTCGGATGCCACCACCACAATTTCATCATCTTTATAATAGTATGCCGGACGTATACCGTTCGGGTCTCTCAGGACAAATGCGTCGCCGTGCCCCATCATACCTGCCATCGCATAGCCGCCATCGAAATCGTCGGCTGCATTTTTCAGGATGTCTGCCACATGAATACCATGTTCAATCAGCGGCGTGATTTCATAGTTGGACAAACCGGAAGGTTTGAATTTCTTGAACAAGCGCTGATTTTCCACATCGAGGAAATGGCCGATTTTTTCCAGCACCGTCCTCGTATCGGACATCTCGCGGGGAAACTGTCCCAGATCCACCAACCTGTCAAACAACTCATCGACATTGGTCATGTTGAAATTTCCGGCTACGATGAGTGTACGTGTTTTCCAGTTGTTGGCGCGGATACGCGGGTGGCAGTTGCTCATGTCGTTGCCGCCGTGCGTGCCGTAGCGCAGATGCCCTAGCAGCAACTCTCCCATAAACGGATAATGGTTTTTGACATACTCCATATCCTTTATCTTCTCCTTTTCCCTATCGCTCAGGTCGGCAAAAGGGCGAAACACCTTATCGAAGATGGCCTTGATGGCCTGTTTGTCCACACTGCGTTCCCGGTCGAAATAGGAATTTCCGGGAGCCGTATCCAGCTTGATGGTCGCCAGCCCTGCGCCGTCCTGCCCGCGGTTATGCTGCTTTTCCATCAGCAGGTACATCTTGCTGAGGCCGTAGTGGATGTCGCCGTATTTCTCTTTATAATAAGACAAGGGTTTGAGCAGCCTGAGTAAGGCAATGCCGCATTCGTGTTTGATAGGTTCGCTCATTTCCTGGACGGAAAATTTGGTATGTGCAAAAGTACGCTTTGTTTTTGAATGAAACGAAACCGAAATGTAAAGGCTGGATTATGATTGTGGAAAATTGAATAATTAGCATTCTTAACAACATCATTCAGCAAATGCTGAACCCATAGCAAGATTCCTTTTTTCCAGGCAGCATCTCCTGAAAGGGACACTGCGAAGATGAAATTATGGCTCAATAAGTACGCAGAGTCCTCTGCGAGAGACACTGCTGAGAAAGCAAAACGTGACCGCTACCTAATGAGTTTTAACCATTGACTATCAACTAAAAATTAAGCAAGTTTTCTCCTAACGTCGAAAAGACATTGTGCGCAATTGGGATGTACTGCATTGATTAAAGACATGATTCTATCAATGGCTATCGATTATAATCTATAAACTATCGACCATTGACTCTAATAACAAATAACTATTAACAATCAACCAATATCTGATAACCAACAATAAATGTGTATCTTTGAACGAATTATCGAACCGGCACCACCGGTTTTTTATTTGCCACGGGAATATGCCGGTTTAAAACCCCTTCTCCAGTTTTTTATCCTGCACGTGGTTATTCATAACAGTCTGTATGCTGCATATTCAATACATTCTCCTATTTTAAATAAAACATGTTATTTCAAGACTTAAATTTAATTGAGCCTATCTTAAAGGCTCTGCGAACAGAAGGGTATACACAACCCACCCCCATCCAGGAACAGGCGATTCCCATCATTCTGAAAAGAAAAGATCTGTTAGGCTGCGCACAGACCGGCACCGGTAAAACGGCGGCTTTCGCCATTCCTATGCTGCAGCTGCTGGCAGAAGATCTCGTGAGCGGCACGAAAACAAAAGCACCTAAAGCGCTCATCCTGACACCTACCCGCGAACTGGCCATCCAGATCGACGAAAGTTTCGGCGCCTACGGCCGGCATATTCCGCTCAAACGCAGTGTCATATTCGGCGGTGTATCTCAACATTCACAGGTGATGTCCCTTCAAAAAGGCATTGATATCCTGGTGGCGACACCGGGTCGTTTGCTCGACCTGATGAATCAGGGCTATGTGGATTTGCGTTCCATCCAGCATTTTGTACTCGACGAAGCGGACAGGATGCTCGATATGGGCTTTGTGAACGATGTCAAAAAAATCATCGCAAAACTGCCCGTACAGCGTCAAACCCTGTTTTTTTCTGCCACCATGCCGAATGAAATTCAGCATCTCGCCAATTCCATCTTAACGAATCCGGCTAAGGTAGAAGTAACCCCGGTGTCTTCCACCGCGAACACGATTGACCAGTCCATATTTTTTACGGACAAGAAAAACAAGAACGCGTTGCTGACCTATTTGCTGAAAGACAAAAATCTTAAAAGCGTACTGGTGTTCACGCGTACCAAACACGGTGCGGATAAGGTGGTGAAAATCCTGAATGCCGCTATGGTAAAAACGGCGGCGATACACGGCAATAAATCGCAAAATGCACGTCAGGCGGCGTTGCAAAGTTTTAAAAGCGGTGCCATTCGCGTATTGGTCGCTACAGATATCGCCGCCCGCGGTATTGATGTGGATGACCTGACACACGTGATCAATTATGAATTGCCGGAAGTGCCGGAAACGTATGTACACCGGATAGGCAGGACAGGCCGTGCGGGCAACTCCGGCATTTCGTTCTCATTCTGTGATACGGAAGAGAAATTATTGCTGCGCGATATACAGAAACTGATCGGCAAACAAATTCCGGTACGGGTGGATCATCCGTATCCGATCAGCCAGACGACAATGGAACTGAAAGAGCCGCATCCGCATAAATTTACGTCGCCAAAACCACAGAATAATACTGCAATCAAGCCAAAGAAGAAATGGTATAGAAAGCCAATAGCGAAATAAATATTTTCAACTCTCCGCTTCGCATAAAGTAATGAAAAGTCATTCCCACGAAAGTGGGAATCTCATTAAGTATCTAATATGAGATTCCCTTTTACAAGGGAATGACATTTAAGCGGCATATTTTTTAGTTTCTACACTTGAAGGGGTAAAGGATTTTATAAAGCGTGTTTGGGAGTTTCCATGAACTTTATATCTTCCAGATAGGCATCCTTGACCGCTTGTGCTACCATTACAGCCACATTGAGATCGAGGGTGGACGGAATGATGTTATCGCGGTGTATATCCGTCACACACCCGGCAATGGCATAAGCGGCGGCCACTTTCATGCGCGGGGTGATTCTTCGGGCACGTATATCGAGTGCTCCGCGGAAGATACCCGGAAAGGCGAGCACATTGTTAATCTGGTTCGGCACGTCGCTTCTGCCCGTACCCACTACGCCTGCACCTCCGAGGTAGGCATTCTCCGGGGTAATTTCAGGAATCGGATTGGCGAGCGGGAAAATGACGGGAGCTGCATTCATGGTAGACACATCTTCGGTTGTCAGCTGGTTGGCCTGGCTTACCCCGATAAAGACATCCGCGTTCTTTAAGGCCGTTTTAAGGGTTCCTTTCGTGTTGAACGGATTGGTATATTTTAATATTTCGCGTTTAAAGTCATTCAAATCCGACCGGTCCTTATGGATGATACCTTTGGTATCGCACATCACAATCTGTTTCACCGGCGTACAGACAGAAGGATCTATTTCATGGCACATCAACAGTTTAGAAATTGCCAAACCCGCTGCTCCAGCTCCGTTGATGACCACTTTCAGGTCAGCGATATTTTTATCGAGCAATTTGCAGGCATTGATGATTCCTGCGAGAACAACAATGGCGGTGCCGTGCTGGTCGTCGTGAAAAACGGGAATACCCAAACCCTGCAGACGTTCCTCAATTTCAAAACAGCGCGGTGATGAAATATCTTCGAGGTTGATGCCGCCGAAAACCGGAGCAATATTTTTAATGGTCTGAATGATCTCTTCCGTGTTCTGTGTGGCAAGGCAAATGGGGAAAGCATCCACGCCTGCAAACTTCTTAAATAACATAGCTTTACCTTCCATCACGGGGATGGCCGCTTCCGGACCGAGATTTCCTAACCCTAAAATGGCAGAGCCGTCTGTAATCACGGCTACCATATTTCCTTTAATGGTTAAATCCCAGACCCTTTCCTCATCATTGGCAATCTGCCGAACCGGTTCTGCCACGCCGGGTGAATAACACAACGTCAAGTCATTTTTGGACTCCAGCGGAGTTTTGAGTTCAATGGAAATCTTCCCTCTCAGCATTTCGTGCAATTCCAGGGATTCACGGGAATAATCTTTCATATACTATTATCTTCCTTTTTTTTGTAAAGCAGGATTGCTAATATAACTACAATAGTGCAGTATTTGCCATACTTCAAAGCCGGGACGTTGTGTTTAATGATAAATTAAAGTTTGGATTCTGAGATTTGACAATCCCGTTTTAGAGAGCAGGATGCCTGGGACACTTACAATGATGGGAAATTAATTTATTAAATCCAATAAATACTCTAAATTTGACTGTTCGACACAAGCAGGACACTTACACTTACAATATGACGCCTATCCGTAGCTTAAAGACAATTTTAATTTTGACTGTTTTCTTTGCCCTGACTTCTTGCAATTTTGGTAATAAGAAAAGTGAACCTGTTTGGAGTGACTTGCCAAATGTTACAAGTTTGGACAACTTAAAACAAACAGACTTTGTTATTACACTGGAAAATCCAATTTCAGAAAATAAAAACATTATTTATGCACCTGCATTTTTATATGCCTGGGACAAAATTAAAGAGGAACTTAAATCCCAAATACTATCTGACAGCACAAACTCTATTGATTTCAACCTTTTAAATAAATCTATATCGCATCAACGTTCACTGACCGACAATGCGTATTCTGCAACAGCAGCTATTATTGACGGTGCAATAATTGCAAAAGCATCATTTAATAAGACACTTCCATTTGAAACAAAACTTCAGGCATTAGACGAACCAATAAATTTTGGCACTTCAAAGGTTGCTGCATTTGGAATGTATTATTATGATGAGGCCACAATAAAATTTACCCAGATCCTCTATTATAACAACGACAATAATTTTATTTTAAGACTTGTACCAAAAGACAATCAACAAGAAATTATATTAGTAAAAGGGCTTGACAAATATCAAACACTGAAAGATGCCATTAAACTCACTGATGAACTTGTAGCCCAAGGAATAAAGGAGCAGACAGACAGTAAGTTGTTATGGAAATATCAAATTGTACATGAAGATATATTTGCAATACCTGCAATTAAATTCAATATTGCGACAAACTATAAAAATATCGAGGGTCAAGAATTTTCAACCGGTGACAGTAAAAAACATACCGTTGAAGTAGCGTATCAACGCACAGGATTTATTTTTAATGAAAATGGAGCAGTCGTTGAAAGTGAAGCAGTCATAGTTACCGACTCTGCAAGTGCTGTACCAATTATTACCCATCCAAAGAAAATGATTTTTGACAGGCCGTTTTTAATCATCCTGAAACGGGCAGACAAAGCAAACCCTTACTTTGTTATGAAAGTGGCAAACACAGAACTATTGACGAAGAAATAACGGCTGCCAACATTGGTATTGCCAATAGCGGGGCTTGACATTAGCATCAATACTAAGGAAGTAATTCTATCCATCTGATTCAACAAACAGTGCAGCTACAAAAGTACTAATGTTTCCGAATGACAGCATAGTGTTATTTTATTTTTCTATTTCTTTTAAAAGTTGACTGAGAACATCATCTTCCTTTAAAAATTTCCAGCAGTATTTATATCCATTTTTTGAAGTAATATCTAATCTGTAAAATGTTTTGGTTTTCTGTTGTAAAATCTGATTTGAAAACGGATTATTCAAATCTTCATTCTGATTACACCGGCAATTAGTGCTTACTTTTGTAAAAGTTCAGGGTTTATGGCTTTTGATTGAATGGTACCTGAATTTTTACTAAACAGTAACTCACGATTTAGTACTTCTAACTCTATTATTTTATTATTATTGAATATTGTAAAATGTACAACTTCGTTTTCTGTATTTTTAATGATATAAGGTTTATTTAAATCAGAGAAGTATTCTTTAAACAAAAGAATGTCATAATCATTAAGCCGTGTAAGCATTTCTTTAGAAGGTAAATTAAAAATCCCATTTGGCTGGGTTGAATCTTTATTGGCATCCAATTCATTTTCAATTACTTTATCAACACTATCTGCTTTTGAATTATACATTAGCATACAAGAATCAAAATTTACAGGAGCTGACGAAATTTTAAATTCTTTTTGTCTTTACAAGAAAAGGATAAGACAATTGCAAGCAGCACAAGTATATTTATTTTATGACACATGATTTTAGGTTTAATGTGATTTTAATAATCTGCAGGTATAATAAAATAAACTTTAATTAAAACGAATAGTTTTTTAGTGGAATATGAACAGTAAAGAGACAGTAAAAGCGTTTGTCATAAGTTTTATTTTTGAAAAATTTAATGGTTTCAAATGGAATTTATCTTTCAATTCAATGATTCAAGATTGCCGTCAAGGCATGCTTCAATGAACGCCAGCAGCTAAATATACCCCATAAATAAATCTAATTGAAAAATTAAAAAACTAATTCCTGACACATCGCACACTAAAGCCACCCTCCTTATAGTCGCTGAATTTACCTGCACCTGAATAATTGTATCTCAGATCGCGGTGCCACGCATTGTCTGTATCGTCCTCGTTAGAAGACCAAAAGAACCCGTAGCTCCCAATGTCTTTGAATTGTCCAATGTAGTTTCGGTAACCAGCAGGAAGACCTGTAAAACCGCTGTTGTTGGTAGCACCAGTATTCGGTACCTTCCATCCGGCAACAGATTTCATATTACCTCCAGCCACTGCCAAACCTCCTAAAAAGTCAGTTAAAACGGTCCATTCTGCATCGGATGGAATATGCCAGCCCGCTGGTGCTAATTTGCCGGAATTTACCGCATACCAGTTGTAGAGCTTACCATAAGTGGTATCATTTGATGCATCGTTCTCATAAATCGAATATGCGCCATTCGTTGCAGCCCCCCAGGCGGCATTGCTTAACCCGGTTGGAATGGAAGTGC
The genomic region above belongs to Sphingobacteriales bacterium and contains:
- a CDS encoding NADP-dependent malic enzyme; the encoded protein is MKDYSRESLELHEMLRGKISIELKTPLESKNDLTLCYSPGVAEPVRQIANDEERVWDLTIKGNMVAVITDGSAILGLGNLGPEAAIPVMEGKAMLFKKFAGVDAFPICLATQNTEEIIQTIKNIAPVFGGINLEDISSPRCFEIEERLQGLGIPVFHDDQHGTAIVVLAGIINACKLLDKNIADLKVVINGAGAAGLAISKLLMCHEIDPSVCTPVKQIVMCDTKGIIHKDRSDLNDFKREILKYTNPFNTKGTLKTALKNADVFIGVSQANQLTTEDVSTMNAAPVIFPLANPIPEITPENAYLGGAGVVGTGRSDVPNQINNVLAFPGIFRGALDIRARRITPRMKVAAAYAIAGCVTDIHRDNIIPSTLDLNVAVMVAQAVKDAYLEDIKFMETPKHAL
- a CDS encoding DEAD/DEAH box helicase: MLFQDLNLIEPILKALRTEGYTQPTPIQEQAIPIILKRKDLLGCAQTGTGKTAAFAIPMLQLLAEDLVSGTKTKAPKALILTPTRELAIQIDESFGAYGRHIPLKRSVIFGGVSQHSQVMSLQKGIDILVATPGRLLDLMNQGYVDLRSIQHFVLDEADRMLDMGFVNDVKKIIAKLPVQRQTLFFSATMPNEIQHLANSILTNPAKVEVTPVSSTANTIDQSIFFTDKKNKNALLTYLLKDKNLKSVLVFTRTKHGADKVVKILNAAMVKTAAIHGNKSQNARQAALQSFKSGAIRVLVATDIAARGIDVDDLTHVINYELPEVPETYVHRIGRTGRAGNSGISFSFCDTEEKLLLRDIQKLIGKQIPVRVDHPYPISQTTMELKEPHPHKFTSPKPQNNTAIKPKKKWYRKPIAK
- a CDS encoding fibrobacter succinogenes major paralogous domain-containing protein, which gives rise to MKHKTNTFSVSLLFMAVFICFAGACKKEENDQMTVTDIDGNVYGVVKIGYQYWMLENLKTSRYNDGTSIPTGLSNAAWGAATNGAYSIYENDASNDTTYGKLYNWYAVNSGKLAPAGWHIPSDAEWTVLTDFLGGLAVAGGNMKSVAGWKVPNTGATNNSGFTGLPAGYRNYIGQFKDIGSYGFFWSSNEDDTDNAWHRDLRYNYSGAGKFSDYKEGGFSVRCVRN